In the Candidatus Binatia bacterium genome, TCAGCAAGGGAAACCAGCGAAGGAAAGGTTGCATACGTACTCCTCAACGCCGTACGCCGGCAACGCGGCGCGATGTCGTGTTCGCCCGCACGGAGTCGGGCCCGAGAAGCCCCGAAAGGAACAGACGCGTGATGGTTTGGGCCACTTCTTGCGGCCGATCCCCGGGCTGCCGGTACATGCAGGCGCCACGGATCATCCCCAGCAACGCTTCTGTGGCGAGGCGGGAGTCGACCCGTGGAATCTCTCCCCTGCCGGCAGCTTCATCGATGCGCCGCCCCAGCATTGCCACGATTTCATCGCGGCGTTGCCGCCATTCAGCGCGCTCTTTGGCTTTCAGTTTAGGCTCTAAACGATGCATGAGGACGAAGAAATCGCGCTTGTCCCAGAAATATCCGATCAGCGTCGTCACCAGCCGCTCGATCGTCGGAACCAGCGGCGAGGGTTGTGCGAGCACATTCGTGACCGAAGTGTGCAGCTCCCGAAGCCCATCCCC is a window encoding:
- a CDS encoding TetR/AcrR family transcriptional regulator, which translates into the protein MAGRKKSEHIREAIVRGAAEVFSRHEFHEVLTDDIAARIGVGKGTLYRYFRSKEELYLAAIGDGLRELHTSVTNVLAQPSPLVPTIERLVTTLIGYFWDKRDFFVLMHRLEPKLKAKERAEWRQRRDEIVAMLGRRIDEAAGRGEIPRVDSRLATEALLGMIRGACMYRQPGDRPQEVAQTITRLFLSGLLGPDSVRANTTSRRVAGVRR